One region of Fragaria vesca subsp. vesca linkage group LG4, FraVesHawaii_1.0, whole genome shotgun sequence genomic DNA includes:
- the LOC101302255 gene encoding protein FAR1-RELATED SEQUENCE 7-like, with protein sequence MRSSDTDSKIEECVNNAYPLRMLMPVMNNASTNDEGESILEPYVGLAFDSADGAREFYTLYAARMGFKVRIGQLYRSRTDGSVSARRFVCSKEGFQTSTRTGCAALIRVQRRDSGKWVVDLFLKNHNHDLGPTEGNHSLILQQKILTAKPVEVVHRPKCKLIEEVEDGRPCPSGVITAKRSKLNGDEMQCEVEPSSGLKFNSANEAYQYYHAYAERTGFRIRIGQLFRSKHDGSISSRRFVCSREGFQHPSRVGCGAFMRIKRQESGRWVVDRLEKHHNHELESQQEEVQKKNLSVSKKFIWEENGGLDDEDIVEINSGNLVKKRRENHIGSDWYSVLFDYFQTKQAEDTGFFYAVEDDYGTCMSIFWADGRSRFSCSQFGDAIIFDTSYRKGMYLVPFATFIGINHNRQPVLLGCALLADESEKSFTWLFQTWLRAMSGHRPWSIIADQDDIIQQAIINVFPGTHHRFSMWQMKAKQYEHLSSVHSSFQFEYEKCINQSQTTDEFETAWNSLLCRYGLKDNTWLKAMYEKRQCWVPLYLRATFFAGIPLSGNIESFFGTLVNGQTPLVEFVPLYEKGLERRREEELKENFNCSILNAYLQTKEPVEEQCRRLYTLSVFRIFQKELLQSYSYLGFKVYEEAAIVRYLVRKCGNDDDDKSTVTIGTSNHNVRCSCQMFEFEGVLCRHVLRVFQILEIKEVPSRYILRRWRKNAEYGLPLYSESGGSPQEVNASMVWSLREEACKYIDAGATSLEKHKVAYEILHEGRLRLGGPPS encoded by the exons ATGAGAAG CTCGGATACTGACTCTAAGATTGAAGAATGCGTGAACAACGCATACCCTCTAAGAATGTTGATGCCTGTGATGAACAATGCTAGCACAAATGATGAAGGAGAGTCGATTCTTGAACCATATGTGGGGTTAGCATTTGATTCAGCAGACGGTGCGCGCGAATTTTATACTCTTTATGCAGCAAGAATGGGATTTAAAGTTCGGATTGGTCAGTTGTATCGGTCAAGAACTGATGGTTCGGTATCTGCTCGGAGATTTGTTTGCTCCAAGGAGGGATTTCAGACCAGTACACGGACAGGCTGTGCAGCATTGATAAGGGTGCAGAGACGGGATTCTGGGAAGTGGGTTGTAGACCTTTTCCTGAAGAATCATAATCATGATCTTGGACCTACAGAGGGAAACCATTCTCTAATTTTGCAACAGAAGATTCTAACTGCTAAACCTGTTGAAGTGGTCCATAGGCCAAAATGCAAGTTGATTGAGGAAGTTGAGGATGGGCGACCTTGCCCATCTGGTGTAATTACTGCCAAACGTTCTAAACTGAATGGGGATGAAATGCAGTGTGAAGTTGAACCATCTTCAGGTCTAAAGTTCAATTCAGCCAACGAAGCATATCAATATTATCATGCATATGCAGAAAGAACCGGATTTAGGATCAGGATTGGTCAACTGTTTCGTTCAAAGCATGATGGTTCAATTTCTTCCCGACGTTTTGTATGCTCAAGGGAAGGTTTTCAGCACCCATCAAGAGTTGGATGTGGAGCTTTTATGAGGATTAAGAGACAAGAATCTGGAAGGTGGGTAGTGGATCGTCTTGAAAAACATCATAACCATGAGCTTGAGTCTCAACAGGAA GAAGTTCAAAAGAAAAATCTTTCTGTTTCAAAAAAGTTCATTTGGGAGGAGAATGGTGGGCTGGATGATGAAGATATTGTTGAAATAAACAGTGGGAACCTTGTCAAAAAACGTCGAGAAAACCACATTGGAAGTGATTGGTACAGTGTGCTTTTTGACTATTTTCAAACTAAACAGGCTGAAGATACAGGATTCTTTTATGCAGTAGAAGATGATTATGGTACCTGCATGAGTATTTTCTGGGCTGATGGGAGGTCTAGATTTTCATGCTCTCAATTTGGGGATGCCATAATTTTTGACACCTCATATCGTAAAGGTATGTATCTGGTTCCATTTGCCACTTTCATTGGAATCAACCACAATAGGCAACCGGTGCTTCTTGGCTGTGCCCTACTTGCTGATGAATCTGAAAAGTCTTTTACTTGGTTGTTTCAAACATGGCTTAGAGCAATGTCAGGACACCGTCCTTGGTCAATAATAGCTGATCAAGATGATATTATCCAGCAAGCCATCATCAATGTGTTTCCAGGAACCCATCATCGATTTTCCATGTGGCAGATGAAGGCAAAACAATATGAGCATCTAAGTTCGGTGCACAGTTCTTTTCAATTTGAATATGAAAAATGCATCAATCAGTCTCAAACAACTGATGAATTTGAAACGGCATGGAATTCACTCCTCTGCAGGTATGGGTTGAAGGATAATACTTGGCTGAAAGCCATGTACGAAAAGCGCCAATGTTGGGTCCCATTATACTTAAGAGCTACATTCTTTGCTGGCATCCCCTTGAGTGGAAATATAGAATCATTCTTTGGTACACTTGTGAATGGCCAAACACCACTTGTGGAGTTTGTTCCACTTTATGAAAAGGGTCTTGAACGACGTCGTGAAGAAGAATTAAAAGAGAATTTTAACTGTTCCATCTTGAATGCCTACTTGCAGACAAAAGAACCAGTAGAAGAACAATGCAGAAGGCTGTATACACTGAGCGTCTTCAGGATATTTCAGAAAGAACTTCTACAATCCTATAGTTATCTAGGATTTAAGGTTTATGAAGAAGCGGCTATCGTAAGGTATTTGGTCCGCAAATGTGGGAATGACGATGATGACAAATCCACAGTCACCATTGGTACATCCAATCACAATGTGCGGTGCAGCTGTCAAATGTTTGAATTTGAAGGTGTACTCTGTCGACATGTGCTGAGAGTTTTCCAAATATTAGAGATAAAGGAAGTTCCATCTCGCTATATCTTACGCCGCTGGAGGAAAAATGCTGAATATGGTCTGCCTCTTTATTCTGAATCAGGTGGCAGCCCTCAAGAAGTTAATGCCTCAATGGTATGGAGTTTGAGGGAAGAAGCCTGTAAATACATAGATGCTGGGGCGACATCTCTTGAGAAGCACAAAGTTGCCTATGAAATTTTGCATGAAGGTAGATTAAGGCTTGGTGGCCCCCCAAG CTGA
- the LOC101314556 gene encoding BI1-like protein-like: MNTMHYAEVSTTAGKLEEVDIESGELLYPGISKGENQLRWGFIRKVYGILSAQLLLTTAISFVTVLYTPVNDLLKGSPGLLLFFAFLPLVLLWPLHVYQQRHPLNFIFLGLFTLSLSVTVGVAVANTDGAIVLEALILTSGVVASLTAYTFWASKKGKDFSFLGPVLFTGLMVLLLTSFMQMFFPLGPTSNAVIGAAGAILFSGYIVYDTENLIKRFTYDEYIWASITLYLDILNLFLTILRMLRQSDS, translated from the exons ATGAACACGATGCACTACGCGGAGGTGAGCACCACCGCCGGCAAGCTCGAGGAGGTCGACATCGAGTCCGGCGAACTCTTGTACCCCGGCATCAGCAAAGGCGAGAATCAGCTCCGATGGGGTTTCATTCGCAAGGTCTACGGCATCTTATCCGCTCAGCTTCTCCTCACCACCGCCATCTCCTTCGTGACCGTCCTCTATACTCCCGTCAACGACCTCCTCAAAGGCAGCCCTGGCCTTCTCTTGTTTTTCGCCTTCCTTCCTCTCGTCT TGTTGTGGCCCCTTCATGTGTACCAGCAAAGGCATCCTCTGAACTTTATCTTCCTTGGACTTTTCACTCTGAGTCTGAGTGTCACTGTTGGTGTAGCGGTTGCTAATACTGATG GAGCGATTGTGCTTGAAGCCTTGATTCTAACCTCGGGTGTGGTTGCATCCTTGACTGCTTACACCTTCTGGGCTTCAAAGAAGGGGAAGGACTTCAGCTTCCTTGGACCAGTCCTGTTCACTGGCCTCATGGTTCTCCTCTTGACCAGCTTCATGCAG ATGTTCTTCCCACTTGGTCCTACTTCTAATGCTGTCATTGGTGCTGCTGGTGCTATTCTCTTCTCTGGCTATATAGTCTACGATACTGAGAACCTCATCAAGCGCTTTACGTATGATGAGTACATCTGGGCCTCCATCACTCTTTACCTTGATATTCTGAATCTGTTCCTTACAATCTTGCGGATGCTGAGGCAGAGCGACTCTTAG